One genomic window of Trichlorobacter lovleyi includes the following:
- the coaBC gene encoding bifunctional phosphopantothenoylcysteine decarboxylase/phosphopantothenate--cysteine ligase CoaBC, with protein sequence MTELTGKTVVLGVTGGIAVYKAVELLRLLTKAGAEVHVIMTRAATEFVTPLTFQTLSGNPVSTELFNLYQEREIGHISLADRADLLLIAPATANLIGKIAHGIADDLLATTIMATKAPVLLAPAMNVNMYQNPLYQENEARLRRHGYYFVDAESGSLACGWEGSGRLAQPERIFDEACALLTGDDLVGETILITAGPTREELDPVRYISNHSSGKMGYALARAARHRGAKVILVSGPTCLEPPSGVELVQVESARQMHGAVMARVADCSVVIKAAAVADYRPVLRSGEKMKKAGETLTLELEKNPDILAELGQLERRPLLVGFAAETTDLQAHAAAKLAAKNLDMIVANDVSQEGAGFNVATNIARLLYRDGRIEPLELMAKTRLAELILDRIRELLQNKG encoded by the coding sequence ATGACAGAACTGACTGGCAAGACCGTAGTACTGGGGGTAACCGGCGGCATTGCAGTGTACAAGGCGGTGGAGCTGCTGCGGCTGCTGACCAAGGCCGGTGCTGAGGTGCATGTGATCATGACCAGGGCGGCAACAGAGTTTGTGACGCCACTCACCTTTCAGACCCTCTCAGGTAATCCGGTTTCAACAGAGCTGTTTAACCTGTATCAGGAACGGGAGATCGGTCATATCTCCCTGGCTGACCGTGCTGATCTGCTGCTGATCGCACCAGCCACAGCCAACCTGATCGGCAAGATAGCCCATGGCATTGCCGATGATCTGCTGGCCACAACCATCATGGCCACCAAGGCGCCGGTACTGTTGGCCCCGGCCATGAATGTGAATATGTATCAGAATCCGCTCTATCAGGAGAACGAAGCCCGTTTGCGGCGGCATGGCTATTATTTTGTTGATGCTGAAAGCGGCAGTCTGGCTTGCGGTTGGGAAGGGAGCGGGCGTCTGGCACAGCCGGAGCGGATCTTTGATGAGGCCTGTGCCCTGCTTACAGGTGATGACCTTGTCGGTGAAACTATTCTGATAACTGCCGGTCCAACCCGGGAAGAGTTGGACCCGGTACGCTATATCAGCAATCATTCCTCAGGCAAGATGGGCTATGCCCTGGCCCGGGCAGCCCGGCACCGTGGGGCGAAGGTGATTCTGGTCAGCGGACCGACCTGCCTGGAACCACCATCCGGTGTTGAGCTGGTGCAGGTTGAGTCAGCCCGCCAGATGCATGGGGCGGTTATGGCACGGGTGGCAGACTGCAGTGTGGTGATCAAGGCGGCAGCCGTGGCGGACTATCGCCCTGTGCTGCGCAGTGGCGAAAAGATGAAAAAGGCCGGTGAAACACTGACCCTGGAGCTGGAGAAAAATCCGGATATCCTGGCTGAGCTGGGACAGCTGGAACGCCGTCCGTTATTGGTGGGTTTTGCCGCAGAGACCACTGATCTGCAGGCCCATGCCGCAGCCAAACTGGCCGCCAAGAATCTCGATATGATTGTAGCCAATGATGTCAGTCAGGAAGGGGCCGGGTTCAATGTGGCCACCAATATTGCCAGACTGCTCTACCGGGATGGCAGGATCGAACCGCTTGAGCTGATGGCCAAGACCCGGCTGGCAGAACTGATTCTGGATCGGATACGGGAGCTACTGCAGAATAAAGGGTGA
- a CDS encoding MBL fold metallo-hydrolase: MIFDTVVVGALGVNCFVLGCEATGQGVVVDPGDEADRILAQVRQRGLTIVAIINTHGHFDHVGANRQLAQATQAPLYIHQADVPMLERVAKTAAIYGLPGENSPQPDRLLEDGMLIEFDTHRLQVIHTPGHTPGGCCLYLEAEGRLIAGDTLFADGVGRTDLPGGSHQQLVESIKNRLFTLPDQVQVYPGHGPTTTIGHEKRHNPYLD, translated from the coding sequence ATGATCTTCGATACAGTTGTTGTTGGGGCACTGGGAGTTAACTGCTTTGTGCTCGGGTGCGAAGCCACCGGACAGGGGGTTGTGGTTGACCCCGGTGATGAGGCAGACCGCATCCTTGCACAGGTCAGGCAGCGTGGTCTTACTATCGTTGCAATCATTAACACCCATGGACATTTTGATCATGTCGGTGCTAACCGGCAGCTGGCGCAAGCCACACAGGCACCGCTCTACATCCACCAGGCCGATGTCCCGATGCTGGAACGGGTAGCCAAGACGGCAGCCATCTACGGGCTGCCGGGTGAAAACTCACCCCAGCCTGATCGTCTATTGGAAGACGGCATGCTGATCGAGTTTGACACACACCGGCTGCAGGTGATTCATACGCCGGGCCATACCCCGGGAGGCTGCTGCCTGTATCTTGAGGCAGAAGGCAGGCTGATCGCCGGGGATACCCTGTTCGCCGATGGTGTCGGGCGGACCGATCTGCCGGGCGGTTCTCATCAACAACTGGTGGAGTCAATCAAGAACCGTCTCTTTACCCTGCCTGATCAGGTTCAGGTATATCCCGGTCACGGCCCCACCACCACCATTGGCCATGAAAAACGTCATAACCCGTATCTGGACTAA
- a CDS encoding ferredoxin, translating into MAKKPVVDQEVCISCGLCVSLCPEVFRFNASGRSECFNPAGASEADIQAAIDGCPVQAISWES; encoded by the coding sequence ATGGCAAAAAAACCGGTCGTTGACCAAGAAGTCTGCATCAGTTGTGGTCTCTGTGTTAGCCTCTGCCCGGAGGTATTCCGTTTTAACGCTTCCGGCAGGTCAGAATGCTTCAACCCTGCAGGGGCCAGTGAGGCCGATATCCAGGCCGCCATTGACGGCTGCCCGGTACAGGCCATCAGCTGGGAATCCTGA
- the rd gene encoding rubredoxin: MQKYVCTICQYEYDPAVGDPDHGIAPGTAFEDLPADWCCPLCGAGKDVFEAV, translated from the coding sequence ATGCAAAAGTATGTCTGCACTATCTGCCAGTATGAGTATGATCCCGCTGTTGGCGACCCTGACCACGGTATTGCACCCGGCACTGCCTTTGAAGACCTGCCGGCCGACTGGTGTTGCCCGCTGTGCGGCGCCGGCAAGGATGTCTTTGAAGCAGTGTAA
- a CDS encoding pyridoxal-phosphate-dependent aminotransferase family protein, translating to MVKKLFIPGPVNVAPEVFAAMSQPMIGHRMKEYAELHGRIKTHLKRLMMTESRVFLATSSAFGAMEGALRNLVKGRCANFCNGAFSDKWHDVTLRCGKEADAIKVPWGQPITGELVDATLATGKYDSMTMIHNETSTGVLSPLAEIAAVMRKYPDVMFIVDTVSSMSAMPIGLDELGIDCCIFGVQKAFALPPGLAIFTATEKALQRAQSVENRGYYFDFMEFATNDDKDNTPSTPCISLIYGLDCQLQRFFAEGLEARWERHRVMAERTRNWVQERGFELFAPEGARSVTLTSVANSRGVDLAAVKKQLGEKGYAFDDGYGKIKGKTFRIAHMGDLQPAELEEFLAVLDGELKG from the coding sequence ATGGTCAAGAAGCTGTTTATTCCCGGTCCGGTCAATGTGGCTCCAGAGGTGTTTGCGGCAATGTCTCAGCCGATGATCGGCCATCGGATGAAAGAGTATGCTGAACTGCATGGACGGATAAAGACACACCTGAAACGTTTGATGATGACGGAGAGCCGTGTGTTCCTGGCCACCTCCAGTGCCTTTGGTGCCATGGAAGGTGCGCTACGCAACCTGGTCAAAGGGCGTTGTGCTAATTTTTGTAATGGCGCCTTCTCTGACAAGTGGCACGATGTGACGCTTCGGTGCGGTAAAGAGGCTGATGCGATCAAGGTCCCCTGGGGGCAGCCGATTACTGGGGAGCTGGTGGATGCAACCCTGGCCACCGGCAAGTACGACAGCATGACCATGATCCACAATGAGACCTCCACCGGGGTGCTGTCACCGTTAGCTGAGATTGCTGCCGTCATGCGCAAGTACCCTGATGTCATGTTTATTGTTGATACGGTTTCATCCATGAGCGCCATGCCGATCGGGTTGGATGAGCTGGGAATTGACTGCTGCATCTTTGGTGTCCAGAAGGCCTTTGCGCTGCCGCCGGGCCTGGCCATCTTCACGGCAACGGAAAAGGCGCTGCAGCGTGCGCAAAGCGTTGAAAATCGTGGTTACTACTTTGATTTTATGGAGTTTGCAACCAACGACGACAAGGATAACACCCCTTCAACCCCCTGTATCTCTCTGATCTACGGACTTGACTGCCAGTTACAGCGGTTCTTTGCCGAAGGACTGGAGGCTCGCTGGGAGCGGCATCGCGTCATGGCGGAGCGAACCAGGAATTGGGTGCAGGAGCGCGGGTTTGAGCTGTTTGCTCCTGAAGGTGCCCGTTCCGTGACCTTGACCAGTGTGGCAAACAGCCGTGGGGTGGACTTGGCTGCGGTCAAAAAGCAACTGGGTGAAAAGGGATACGCCTTTGATGACGGCTATGGCAAGATCAAGGGCAAGACCTTCCGGATCGCCCATATGGGAGACTTGCAACCGGCTGAACTGGAAGAGTTTCTGGCTGTTCTGGATGGTGAGCTTAAGGGGTGA
- the nrfD gene encoding NrfD/PsrC family molybdoenzyme membrane anchor subunit produces the protein MAHHHTTPSLNELVTGVANRLKTAGTGFYLMVFIAAAVVLASAGTGLMAMIKGHEAYYNVYREVPWGVLIATYVFFVVSSTGLCLISSIGHVFGVQDFMPIAKRSVFLSIATILSGFFVIAFEIKLPWRMAIWNVISPNLTSNIWWMGTLYGIYLAFMFAEYIFLLMNKHRPAVICGFSGSVAGIAAHSNLGAVFGLLMGRPYWQGPYMPIYFIASAMMTGCAVILMFHILGYKINKQEMAPDMQRALEVTTKIGILLICVILFFTTWKLIAGAAGQPNGAFPVVQSEVVGHHAFVFWFFEILLGMAGPLVLFILSKGRNLKLMLIASLSMVIGIFVMRFNLVYLGQSLPVYYDLGVNEFKEMLHYSPSVYEWIITAGGFGLTALLFLIGEKVFDGHKVEDH, from the coding sequence ATGGCACACCACCACACCACTCCATCTCTCAATGAGCTGGTCACCGGGGTAGCCAACCGGCTCAAGACAGCGGGAACCGGCTTCTACCTCATGGTCTTCATTGCCGCAGCCGTGGTACTGGCCTCTGCCGGTACCGGCCTGATGGCCATGATCAAGGGGCACGAAGCATACTACAATGTTTATCGCGAGGTTCCCTGGGGTGTTCTGATCGCCACCTACGTCTTTTTCGTCGTAAGCTCCACCGGCCTCTGCCTGATCTCCTCCATCGGCCACGTCTTCGGGGTCCAGGACTTCATGCCGATCGCCAAGCGCTCGGTCTTCCTCTCCATCGCCACCATCCTTTCCGGCTTCTTCGTCATCGCCTTTGAGATCAAACTCCCCTGGCGGATGGCAATCTGGAACGTGATTTCCCCCAACCTGACCTCCAACATCTGGTGGATGGGCACCCTCTACGGCATCTACCTGGCCTTCATGTTTGCCGAATACATCTTCCTGCTGATGAACAAGCACCGTCCGGCCGTCATCTGCGGCTTCAGCGGCTCAGTGGCCGGTATTGCAGCCCACTCAAACCTGGGCGCCGTGTTTGGTCTTCTGATGGGACGCCCCTACTGGCAGGGCCCCTATATGCCGATCTACTTCATCGCCTCTGCCATGATGACCGGCTGCGCGGTTATCCTGATGTTCCACATCCTTGGCTACAAGATCAACAAGCAGGAGATGGCGCCTGACATGCAGCGCGCCCTTGAGGTTACCACCAAGATCGGTATCCTGCTGATCTGCGTGATCCTGTTCTTCACCACCTGGAAGCTGATTGCCGGAGCCGCCGGCCAGCCCAATGGCGCCTTCCCGGTCGTTCAGTCCGAAGTTGTCGGCCACCACGCCTTTGTATTCTGGTTCTTTGAGATCCTGCTGGGGATGGCCGGTCCGCTGGTACTCTTCATTCTCTCCAAAGGGCGCAACCTGAAGTTGATGCTGATCGCTTCTCTGTCGATGGTGATCGGTATATTTGTCATGCGCTTCAACCTGGTCTATCTCGGCCAGTCTCTGCCGGTCTACTATGATCTGGGGGTCAATGAGTTCAAGGAAATGCTGCACTATTCCCCTTCAGTATATGAATGGATCATTACCGCCGGCGGCTTTGGCCTGACTGCCCTGCTGTTCCTGATCGGAGAAAAGGTTTTTGACGGTCACAAGGTTGAAGATCACTAG
- a CDS encoding 4Fe-4S dicluster domain-containing protein: protein MNKNIDLNNLQNEGVENVPMQERRDFLKMGLAITGIFAGGTLFSAISTFNSAHASDFAKKYPYKPHYSMVMQQHRCIDCERCMEACVATNHVPHVHGAYRTTILEKETPDAVGGKREFIPVLCNQCNLPQCTRVCPTKATYKDKTTGIVLMDIKKCIGCLTCQEGCPYNARYFNDEKKAVDKCNFCWDTRLSKGEKDTACAHACPADVRVFGDLSNQEDRVFKIVHQIERPVWVLRPEAGTRPNVFYTKG from the coding sequence ATGAATAAAAACATAGATCTGAACAATCTGCAGAACGAAGGGGTCGAGAACGTACCGATGCAGGAGCGCCGGGACTTCCTCAAGATGGGCCTGGCCATCACCGGCATTTTTGCCGGCGGCACCCTGTTTTCCGCCATCTCCACCTTCAACAGCGCCCACGCTTCCGACTTTGCCAAGAAATACCCCTACAAGCCCCATTACAGTATGGTGATGCAACAGCACCGCTGTATCGACTGCGAGCGTTGCATGGAGGCCTGCGTGGCCACCAACCATGTACCCCACGTACATGGCGCCTATCGCACCACCATCCTTGAGAAGGAAACCCCGGATGCCGTAGGCGGCAAGCGTGAATTCATTCCGGTGCTGTGCAACCAGTGCAACCTGCCGCAATGCACCCGGGTCTGCCCCACCAAGGCCACCTATAAGGACAAGACCACCGGCATCGTGCTGATGGACATCAAAAAGTGCATCGGCTGCCTGACCTGCCAGGAAGGTTGCCCCTATAACGCCCGTTACTTCAACGATGAGAAGAAGGCGGTCGACAAATGCAACTTCTGCTGGGATACCCGCCTTTCCAAAGGAGAGAAAGACACGGCCTGCGCCCATGCCTGTCCGGCAGACGTGCGGGTCTTTGGCGACCTGTCAAACCAGGAGGACCGGGTCTTCAAGATTGTCCATCAGATCGAGCGTCCGGTATGGGTTCTGCGGCCCGAGGCAGGCACCCGTCCCAACGTGTTCTATACCAAAGGATAA
- a CDS encoding cytochrome c3 family protein: MTIRTLFMTAVAALSLAAGVAVAASYPEAPIVYDKPVRGVIFSHKAHVDKGLGCDMCHNHLFEQQAKKVQANKDFVMESLYQGKYCGTCHNGSLAFASNTRCATCHIGVKGDERSKNGDKAEKKGH, encoded by the coding sequence ATGACGATACGCACACTGTTTATGACCGCTGTAGCCGCACTGTCCCTGGCAGCCGGAGTTGCCGTTGCCGCCAGCTACCCTGAGGCTCCGATCGTCTATGACAAGCCGGTCCGTGGGGTGATCTTCTCCCACAAGGCTCACGTTGACAAGGGTCTGGGCTGCGACATGTGCCACAACCACCTCTTTGAGCAGCAGGCCAAAAAAGTCCAGGCCAATAAGGACTTTGTCATGGAGTCGCTGTATCAGGGCAAATACTGTGGCACCTGCCACAACGGCTCCTTGGCCTTTGCCTCCAACACCCGCTGCGCCACCTGCCATATTGGTGTAAAAGGTGATGAGCGCTCAAAGAACGGCGATAAAGCAGAGAAAAAAGGACACTAA
- the trxB gene encoding thioredoxin-disulfide reductase, whose amino-acid sequence MPSAVQHHRLIILGSGPAGYTAAVYAARANLNPVLIAGLQPGGQLTTTTEVDNWPGDFEGVQGPDLMERMRQHAERFTTQIIYDTIVSTDLTQRPFILQGDGGSYSCDALIIATGASARYLGLPSEEAFKGKGVSACATCDGFFYRNKPVAVIGGGNTAVEEALYLANIASHVTVVHRRDQFRSEKILADKLKSRAAEGKVTIEWFHVLDEVLGDAMGVTGMRIKDVRDGSTKDLAVEGVFIAIGHSPNTGIFEGQLEMKDGYLKTRGGSEGFATQTSVPGVFAAGDVQDYIYRQAITSAGTGCMAALDAERYLDGLGG is encoded by the coding sequence ATGCCGTCTGCAGTACAACATCATCGTCTGATTATCCTTGGCTCCGGCCCTGCCGGGTATACGGCTGCTGTCTATGCGGCCCGGGCAAACCTGAATCCGGTTCTGATCGCCGGTCTGCAGCCTGGTGGGCAACTGACCACAACGACCGAGGTAGATAATTGGCCCGGTGATTTTGAAGGGGTGCAGGGACCGGATCTGATGGAGCGGATGCGTCAGCATGCCGAGCGGTTTACTACGCAGATTATCTATGACACGATTGTGAGCACCGACCTGACGCAGCGCCCCTTCATCCTGCAGGGGGATGGCGGCAGCTACAGCTGCGATGCGCTGATTATTGCCACCGGTGCTTCAGCCCGCTACCTGGGACTGCCGTCCGAGGAGGCCTTTAAAGGTAAAGGGGTCTCGGCCTGCGCCACCTGCGACGGTTTTTTCTACCGCAACAAGCCGGTTGCGGTGATCGGCGGCGGTAATACGGCCGTTGAAGAAGCCCTGTATCTGGCCAATATCGCCAGTCATGTAACGGTGGTGCATCGTCGTGACCAGTTCCGCTCTGAAAAGATCCTGGCAGACAAGCTCAAGTCCAGGGCTGCAGAGGGTAAGGTAACCATCGAGTGGTTTCATGTCCTTGATGAGGTGCTTGGTGATGCCATGGGAGTGACCGGCATGCGGATCAAGGATGTTCGTGATGGCAGCACCAAGGATCTTGCCGTGGAGGGGGTGTTTATTGCCATTGGGCATTCCCCCAATACCGGCATTTTTGAGGGGCAGCTTGAGATGAAGGACGGCTACCTCAAGACCAGGGGCGGTTCCGAAGGGTTTGCAACCCAGACCAGTGTTCCCGGTGTCTTTGCAGCCGGCGACGTGCAGGATTACATCTACCGTCAGGCCATTACCTCGGCCGGGACCGGCTGCATGGCTGCCTTGGATGCTGAACGCTATCTGGATGGACTTGGCGGATAA
- the flaF gene encoding flagellar biosynthesis regulator FlaF, with amino-acid sequence MSQTTAINSYTSMQKETLSGRELEASVLTRAGLMLKQVQENWAAPDRTEKLLEAIKFNQKVWSFFQAELSDPENPLPVNLRQDILNLSLFVDKRLFEVMANPDKDKLNIVVDIDFNIAAGLRAKPE; translated from the coding sequence ATGAGTCAGACGACAGCAATCAACAGCTATACCAGTATGCAGAAAGAGACCCTTTCAGGGCGTGAGCTTGAGGCATCAGTCCTGACCCGTGCCGGACTGATGCTGAAACAGGTGCAAGAAAACTGGGCAGCCCCTGATCGTACTGAAAAGCTGCTGGAGGCGATCAAGTTCAATCAGAAGGTCTGGAGCTTTTTTCAGGCAGAACTTTCTGACCCTGAAAACCCCCTGCCGGTTAATTTGCGTCAGGATATCCTCAATCTGAGCCTCTTTGTCGATAAACGTCTGTTTGAGGTAATGGCGAATCCTGACAAGGACAAGCTTAATATCGTGGTAGACATTGATTTCAATATTGCTGCCGGACTCAGAGCCAAACCAGAGTAA
- a CDS encoding tetratricopeptide repeat protein: MAFDFSDNVQKLFSALTSTADLQTNLANTLLSSGINSMQNKDYKQAAASFRQAAALQPDLTEAYTYQGDAYARMGKRKEAIAAYKMSLSVDKTQDEVYTTLASVYVDNGQKSEAEKVLKDGIKQNKLNTLAYYTLGLMQEQDGRFSEAEANFRQVIKLEPKDGNGYYALGMALNGQERYKEAAVQLEKAITLKKEFSPALLELGRAYAGLGDMDKAQQQVDALNKIETSDARLSAAELAEEIRHPKISYYSNVKSSMPLSFATSSLLVLDPVTFIDPGSRRDFTVTFGFDSEMDIGSVMDPLNWRISKASGGTAGLYNNGLYSAKDVSVPYIPKSVTYDPTTKEATLTFSIGQLASSIDGTLDPKHLVFKFLGKDVNGKTMDPTADEYEGWKGGVF, from the coding sequence GTGGCATTTGATTTTTCAGACAATGTGCAGAAACTTTTCTCTGCCCTGACCTCTACAGCGGATTTGCAAACCAATCTGGCCAACACCCTGCTTTCAAGCGGCATTAACTCAATGCAGAACAAGGACTACAAGCAGGCTGCGGCATCTTTTCGGCAGGCTGCTGCACTACAGCCTGACCTTACTGAGGCATACACCTATCAGGGAGATGCCTATGCCCGGATGGGCAAGCGCAAGGAGGCGATAGCTGCCTACAAGATGTCTCTGTCGGTAGACAAGACACAGGATGAGGTCTACACCACTCTGGCCAGCGTCTATGTGGATAATGGTCAGAAATCTGAAGCGGAAAAGGTGCTGAAAGACGGTATCAAGCAGAACAAGCTGAATACCCTGGCCTATTACACGTTGGGGTTGATGCAGGAACAGGATGGCAGATTTTCTGAGGCGGAGGCAAACTTTCGCCAGGTGATCAAGCTGGAGCCGAAGGACGGCAATGGTTACTACGCACTGGGGATGGCGCTGAACGGCCAGGAACGTTACAAAGAGGCCGCTGTTCAGCTTGAGAAGGCAATCACCCTGAAGAAGGAGTTTTCTCCGGCGCTACTGGAACTGGGCAGGGCCTATGCCGGCCTGGGTGACATGGATAAGGCCCAACAACAGGTTGATGCGCTTAACAAGATAGAAACCAGTGATGCGCGCCTTTCAGCGGCAGAACTTGCTGAGGAGATAAGGCATCCCAAGATCAGCTACTACAGCAATGTCAAAAGCTCCATGCCGCTCAGCTTTGCTACTTCGTCACTACTGGTACTTGATCCTGTTACCTTTATTGATCCAGGCAGTAGGCGTGATTTTACCGTTACCTTTGGCTTTGATTCTGAAATGGATATCGGTTCGGTTATGGATCCCCTTAACTGGCGGATCTCAAAGGCGTCAGGCGGTACCGCCGGTCTGTATAACAACGGCCTCTATTCCGCCAAGGATGTTTCAGTGCCTTATATTCCGAAGAGTGTCACCTATGATCCTACCACGAAGGAAGCAACCCTGACCTTTTCTATAGGGCAGCTGGCATCAAGTATTGACGGGACCCTTGACCCCAAACATCTTGTCTTCAAGTTTCTTGGTAAGGATGTGAATGGCAAGACCATGGACCCCACCGCAGATGAGTACGAAGGCTGGAAGGGTGGCGTGTTTTAG